A region from the Penaeus monodon isolate SGIC_2016 chromosome 17, NSTDA_Pmon_1, whole genome shotgun sequence genome encodes:
- the LOC119583596 gene encoding uncharacterized protein LOC119583596, protein MANMLTFVTVLAVAFVTVNGAIRVDDKRGFRYCRTPQLAQIESVQVTGCNRWPCFIIPGRTGTFQITFSHSSEIPISNMVSSIYARVSLPVTNLGAGNTRVAMPHETKQPVCQLTTPGCPVYPNTKTTISKTIVVPQQARLVRGPMMVEFQVKDNLGRMVTCFMAPVFTN, encoded by the exons ATGGCCAACATGCTGACATTCGTGACTGTCCTTGCCGTTGCGTTCGTAACAGTCAACGGCGCCATTCGGGTGGACGACAAGCGTGGATTCCGCTACTGCC GAACCCCCCAGCTTGCACAGATTGAGAGCGTGCAAGTCACAGGTTGCAATAGATGGCCTTGTTTCATTATCCCGGGCAGGACTGGTACATTCCAGATCACCTTCTCGCATAGCTCAG aAATCCCCATCAGCAACATGGTGAGCAGCATCTACGCCCGCGTGAGTCTGCCCGTGACCAACCTGGGCGCCGGCAACACCCGCGTGGCCATGCCCCACGAGACCAAGCAGCCCGTGTGCCAGCTGACCACGCCAGGATGCCCAGTCTACCCCAACACCAAGACGACCATTAGCAAGACTATCGTCGTGCCCCAACAAGCTCGTTTG GTGCGAGGTCCCATGATGGTGGAATTCCAGGTGAAGGATAACCTCGGCAGGATGGTCACCTGCTTCATGGCTCCCGTTTTCACGAACTAA